A genomic segment from Sparus aurata chromosome 20, fSpaAur1.1, whole genome shotgun sequence encodes:
- the stambpl1 gene encoding AMSH-like protease isoform X9, producing the protein MFVSGVTKKRYFLCCNVTKYFYSVLQCKLEKKLAAEPDYTDVSLTAVERVRALGKMGCSVEINEDIEPRRYFRSGVEMERMAAVYLEEGSLENAYVLYTKFITLFVEKLPAHRDYQQCSVPEKQLIMKKLQEVAFPRKDELKTRLQEKYSREHSEYLRAQACSQAAMMVDGCGQQLQQLSLLDEDRKRILLLEEERQRVAALRRMQIESEQFRYFEDQLRRQELANRRGEEEEQKVTLVATKVPEVTDGSCLSRQPIRDGARSQGADPNRNRPPAPIRQPAATLAGVQTQRVEGLRRVVIPRDLTYRFLLLADSNTARGIETCGVLCGRLTHNEFMLTHVVIPKQSAGPDFCDMENVEELFSFQDQQNLLTLGWIHTHPTQTAFLSSVDLHTHCSYQLMLPEAIAIVCAPKHNEC; encoded by the exons ATGTTCGTGTCTGGTGTCACCAAAAAACGTTATTTTCTGTGCTgcaatgtaactaagtacttttaTTCAGTACTTCAATGCAAATTGGAG AAGAAGCTGGCGGCAGAACCAGACTACACGGATGTGTCGCTGACAGCGGTGGAGCGCGTGCGGGCGCTTGGGAAGATGGGATGCAGCGTGGAGATCAACGAGGACATCGAACCGAGGCGCTACTTCCGTTCTGGAGTGGAGATGGAGCGCATGGCGGCGGTTTACCTTGAGGAGGGGAGCCTGGAGAACGCCTACGTCCTCTACACCAAGTTCATCAC tctGTTTGTAGAGAAGCTGCCGGCTCACAGAGACTACCAGCAGTGCAGCGTCCCAGAGAAACAGCTCATCATGAAG aAACTTCAGGAAGTGGCTTTTCCTCGTAAAGACGAGTTGAAGACACGACTTCAGGAGAAATACAGCAGGGAACACAGCGAGTACCTCAGAGCCCAGGCATGT AGCCAGGCGGCCATGATGGTGGATGGGTGTggccagcagctgcagcagctgtcctTATTGGATGAGGACAGGAAGAGGATACTCCTattagaggaggagaggcagcgtGTGGCCGCGCTGCGACGCATGCAGATCGAATCAGAACAATTTCGCTACTTCGAGGACCAACTGAGGCGCCAGGAACTGGCCaataggagaggagaggaggaggagcaaaaGGTGACATTG GTGGCGACCAAAGTGCCTGAGGTGACGGATGGCTCCTGTTTGTCtcggcagccaatcagagatgGCGCACGCTCCCAGGGGGCGGATCCTAACAGGAACAGACCGCCAGCTCCCATCAGACAGCCAGCTGCGACACTGGCTGGAGTACAGA CTCAGAGGGTGGAGGGTCTGAGGCGGGTGGTGATTCCCAGAGATCTGACGTATCGTTTCCTCCTGCTGGCCGACTCGAACACCGCCAGAGGAATCGAGACCTGTGGAGTCCTCTGTGGACGACTG ACTCACAATGAGTTCATGCTGACTCATGTCGTGATCCCAAAACAGTCGGCAGGTCCAGATTTCTGTGACATGGAGAACGTGGAGGAACTGTTCAGTTTCCAGGACCAACAGAACCTGCTGACGCTTGGCTGGATCCAT actcaTCCCACTCAGACAGCCTTCCTCTCCAGTGTCGACCTCCACACTCACTGCTCCTATCAGCTGATGCTGCCCGAGGCCATCGCCATCGTCTGTGCTCCCAAACACAACGA GTGTTAG